The proteins below are encoded in one region of Helicoverpa zea isolate HzStark_Cry1AcR chromosome 21, ilHelZeax1.1, whole genome shotgun sequence:
- the LOC124640839 gene encoding uncharacterized protein LOC124640839 — protein sequence MCSMWFISIVALLVVDVRTGALQERDIRPARCHSCARVNGTACGGTWSSVLCPEDRPLCATVAISPDFVSSLECAAASETPCSIRSSANNSIEVTCVCNTHLCNAPFSPTLRNELLNFAFNLTNSSADAAQTFFQSFVGNITKEKIYKAITIEVTEATTTIARNSSHLTTVKTVPGTMNAESILRDSEKPRAEPLKQEPTAPSDDDEDESEGSGAYEEPRVRNHAVSAPAAPSSFLPAENTATRIYTDTLLTTLFIYFVV from the exons ATATTCGTCCGGCACGATGTCACTCGTGCGCCCGCGTCAACGGCACCGCATGCGGGGGCACCTGGTCCTCTGTGCTGTGTCCTGAGGACAGGCCTCTGTGTGCCACCGTTGCCATAAGCCCTG ATTTCGTGTCATCGCTGGAGTGTGCCGCCGCCAGTGAGACGCCGTGCTCGATAAGGAGTAGCGCGAACAACTCAATCGAAGTGACGTGCGTCTGCAACACCCACCTCTGCAATGCACCGTTCTCGCCCACATTGAGAAATGAACTTCTCAACTTTGCATTCAACCTCACAAACAGTAGCGCCGACGCGGCACAAACCTTCTTCCAGTCATTTGTCGGTAACATCACTAAAGAGAAAATTTACAAAGCGATAACAATTGAAGTCACTGAAGCGACTACGACCATTGCGAGGAACTCGTCTCACTTGACGACTGTGAAAACAGTTCCTGGCACAATGAATGCTGAGTCTATATTGAGGGACTCGGAGAAGCCGAGAGCTGAGCCCTTGAAGCAGGAGCCGACGGCGCCGTCGGATGACGACGAGGACGAGAGCGAGGGAAGTGGCGCGTACGAGGAGCCGCGTGTGCGCAACCACGCCGTGTCAGCCCCCGCGGCCCCCAGCTCCTTCCTCCCCGCCGAGAACACCGCCACACGCATATACACAGACACACTCCTAACTACATTATTCATATACTTTGTAGTCTAG